The following proteins are encoded in a genomic region of Diabrotica virgifera virgifera chromosome 1, PGI_DIABVI_V3a:
- the LOC114327031 gene encoding uncharacterized protein LOC114327031 — translation MGDKKEWLKADVEQLIYLYQCKPELWDITSEIYKDKLKKQNAYKELAEDFNTTVEEIQRKIHNLRTQFNNEVKKLNKTKSGQSTGEVFKWPYYKSLLFLQGGLICRPAKRNFAMKTEVNEATNEMNTSSDIQGTSQPEKGNRSYLTSVWQDNEINIKKARRTEISKDDLLIQKGIRTLNEEEDQYDIFGKYVASEMRSLSSEYLRKKMKRKFQQVILEINMEDELLSSPSSSHSPRSVASAGIDILNPQVILDKM, via the exons ATGGGTGACAAAAAAGAGTGGTTGAAAGCTGATGTggaacaattaatttatttatatcaatgtAAACCTGAATTGTGGGatattacaagtgaaatttataaagacaaattaaaaaaacaaaatgcgTATAAGGAACTGGCAGAAGATTTTAATACTACAGTAGAAGAGATTCAAAGAAAAATTCATAATCTAAGAACTCAATTCAATAATGAAgtaaaaaaactgaataaaacaaAATCTGGCCAGAGCACTGGTGAAGTATTTAAATGGCCGTACTATAAGTCACTATTATTTCTGCAAGGTGGTTTAATATGTAGGCCAGCAAAAAGAAATTTTGCAATG AAAACTGAAGTGAATGAGGCAACAAATGAAATGAACACTTCATCTGACATCCAAGGTACATCACAGCCTGAGAAAGGGAATCGTTCTTACCTTACGTCTGTATGGCAAGACAATGAAATTAATATCAAGAAGGCGAGACGAACTGAAATTTCAAAAGACGATTTACTTATACAAAAGGGTATACGCACATTGAATGAAGAGGAGGATCAGTATGACATTTTTGGGAAATACGTTGCTTCCGAAATGAGGAGTCTCTCTTCCGAATATTTACGTAAGAAGATGAAAAGGAAATTTCAGCAGGTTATACTGGAGATAAATATGGAGGATGAGCTACTGTCAAGTCCATCTTCTAGCCACAGTCCGCGTTCAGTTGCTTCGGCTGGTATTGATATTTTGAATCCACAAGTAATTCTGGACAAGATGTAA